In a genomic window of Blastopirellula marina:
- a CDS encoding DUF1552 domain-containing protein, translating into MSSVVSRRRFLQGCGVTLSLPWMASLAPKVARAGETGKPPVRSAFIYFPNGVWEKDWIPETTGSDYKLTPSLEPLGDLKSEVLVLTGLDKKNSHGGDGHYAKTANFLTGMPVTKTTGKDISSGGISVDQLMAQHVGGNTPLPSLELGTEPVISGIDSNVGYTRLYGSHISWQSPTRPVAKEINPRLVYERLFGKALSSASEKAESYQNLLDFVLEDARRLRPRLGRDDQFKMDEYLDSVRAVEKRIEFATKGDRDWQPEIDEHALAMAKPGVPAEFRDHIGIMLDLIVLGFQTDSTRVASLMFANDVSGRNFSFLDGVKGGHHEMSHHENKKEKIEQYQRINRWHVEQFATMLGKLQAIQEGDGTLLDNCMILFGSSMSDGNRHDPDNLPILLGGRGGRTLNSGRHLAADGQVPLCNLYLAMLDRMGVAVEAFGDSTGPLKDLA; encoded by the coding sequence ATTTCATCTGTCGTGTCGCGTCGCCGTTTCTTACAGGGGTGCGGCGTCACGCTCAGTCTGCCGTGGATGGCTTCGTTAGCCCCGAAGGTAGCCCGAGCGGGAGAAACAGGAAAGCCGCCGGTTCGATCTGCTTTCATCTACTTTCCCAACGGCGTCTGGGAGAAGGACTGGATTCCGGAAACCACCGGTAGCGATTACAAGCTCACGCCATCGCTGGAACCACTAGGCGATTTGAAGAGTGAAGTGCTCGTTCTCACGGGACTCGACAAAAAGAACAGCCACGGCGGCGACGGTCATTACGCTAAAACAGCCAACTTCCTAACGGGGATGCCAGTCACGAAAACGACTGGTAAGGATATCAGTAGTGGTGGTATCTCGGTCGACCAGTTAATGGCCCAACATGTCGGTGGAAACACACCACTTCCTTCGTTGGAACTAGGAACCGAGCCAGTAATCAGCGGTATCGACAGCAATGTTGGTTACACTCGTTTGTATGGCTCGCACATTTCGTGGCAGTCACCTACGCGTCCGGTCGCGAAAGAGATTAACCCGCGACTGGTTTACGAACGGTTATTCGGCAAGGCATTATCTTCCGCCTCCGAGAAAGCTGAGTCGTATCAAAACCTGCTTGATTTCGTTTTGGAGGATGCGCGTCGTCTTCGTCCTCGCTTGGGCCGAGATGATCAGTTCAAGATGGACGAATACCTTGATTCGGTCCGGGCCGTTGAGAAACGGATCGAGTTCGCAACGAAGGGAGATCGCGACTGGCAGCCAGAAATTGACGAACACGCCCTGGCGATGGCCAAGCCAGGCGTTCCAGCTGAGTTTCGCGACCACATTGGAATCATGCTCGATCTCATCGTCTTAGGTTTCCAAACTGATTCAACGCGCGTGGCCTCGCTGATGTTTGCCAACGATGTTTCTGGGCGTAACTTCTCGTTCTTGGATGGGGTCAAGGGTGGTCATCATGAGATGTCACACCATGAGAATAAGAAGGAAAAGATCGAGCAGTATCAAAGGATCAATCGTTGGCATGTCGAACAGTTCGCAACGATGCTCGGCAAATTACAGGCTATCCAAGAAGGGGACGGAACGCTGCTGGACAACTGCATGATTCTGTTTGGTTCCAGCATGTCCGATGGAAATCGACATGACCCCGACAATCTGCCAATCCTTCTTGGTGGACGCGGTGGCCGCACGTTGAACAGTGGCCGCCACTTGGCAGCAGATGGGCAAGTCCCACTGTGTAACTTGTACCTTGCGATGCTCGATCGTATGGGAGTGGCAGTCGAAGCATTTGGTGACAGTACCGGTCCACTGAAGGATCTAGCATAG
- a CDS encoding HAD family hydrolase, with protein MTKPLLILDVDETLLFATKIPLEHTSDFQVGPYHVYVRPFLDELLQRSAELFDLAVWSSSGEDYLNGVLKHAIPAELSLKFVWSRERCVRRYDPEKQQFYFVKDLKKVKRLGYDLERVLIADDTPQKLERNYGNAVYVKPFFGEPNDDELIHLTRYLSSLLGNESYRGIEKRGWRRKLDNMI; from the coding sequence TTGACGAAACCACTGTTGATTCTCGACGTCGATGAGACGTTGCTCTTTGCGACGAAGATACCGCTGGAGCATACTTCAGACTTTCAGGTAGGGCCTTACCACGTTTACGTTAGGCCGTTTCTCGACGAATTATTGCAACGTTCCGCAGAGCTGTTCGACTTAGCCGTCTGGTCGTCATCTGGCGAAGACTACTTAAATGGCGTCCTTAAGCACGCGATACCGGCGGAGCTTTCGTTGAAATTCGTCTGGAGTCGAGAACGCTGCGTTCGTCGATACGATCCAGAAAAGCAGCAATTTTACTTCGTGAAAGACCTGAAGAAAGTCAAACGTCTTGGCTATGACCTAGAACGAGTGCTAATCGCCGATGATACGCCCCAAAAGCTTGAAAGAAACTACGGCAATGCCGTTTATGTGAAGCCATTCTTCGGTGAACCCAACGATGACGAGTTGATCCACTTGACTCGTTACTTGTCATCACTTCTGGGAAACGAGAGCTATCGCGGAATCGAGAAACGTGGTTGGCGACGCAAACTAGACAACATGATATGA
- a CDS encoding ATP-grasp domain-containing protein, whose protein sequence is MTTLLISSRHTVDNQVLWRAATARDWDVVRAHGLRAPEINDSEVVIYIESPFAPSIAKSIQRVLSELPEDWLVRFPREMTHREIQLSTLGAARGLVQPTFVKLPNEKSFAAQVYASGQTLPLEFPDDMLVLLSEPVDWEVEFRCFCLDGKVMTLSPYLRNGALANESDYFCTEEEHSAVITFTETVLNESSAFTPRAVVIDVGRIRQRGWAVVEANAAWGSGIYGCDPDIVLDVLRCATIHSVDTN, encoded by the coding sequence ATGACAACGCTGCTCATTTCGTCGCGACACACAGTAGACAACCAAGTGCTATGGCGAGCCGCCACAGCGCGTGATTGGGATGTGGTGCGTGCCCACGGGCTGCGGGCTCCAGAGATCAATGATTCGGAAGTCGTGATCTACATCGAGTCGCCATTTGCTCCAAGCATTGCCAAGTCGATACAGCGTGTGCTCTCAGAACTACCTGAAGATTGGTTAGTTCGGTTCCCCAGGGAGATGACGCATCGCGAGATCCAATTGTCCACACTTGGAGCCGCACGAGGCCTTGTTCAGCCAACTTTCGTGAAACTGCCCAACGAGAAGTCATTCGCCGCCCAGGTTTATGCTTCGGGACAGACACTTCCCTTAGAATTCCCTGACGACATGCTGGTTCTGTTATCTGAACCTGTAGACTGGGAAGTCGAATTTCGCTGCTTCTGTCTCGATGGCAAAGTGATGACGCTTTCACCTTATCTGCGTAATGGCGCGTTGGCCAATGAGAGCGATTACTTCTGTACAGAGGAAGAACACAGCGCGGTCATCACATTCACTGAAACAGTGCTGAATGAAAGTAGTGCGTTCACGCCTCGCGCGGTCGTTATCGATGTGGGGCGCATCCGCCAGAGAGGTTGGGCGGTAGTCGAAGCCAATGCGGCCTGGGGATCGGGAATTTATGGATGCGATCCCGATATCGTTCTGGACGTGCTCCGCTGCGCAACGATTCATTCCGTCGACACGAATTGA
- a CDS encoding class I adenylate-forming enzyme family protein yields MDERLTRLQGLLDNAVCSAPEKIALRIGSSCTNYQQLDQMIGQVAAGFLDENINRGDRIAWLLPNCLEAVLVTLACYRIGAIAVPLNYRYVSQEIQDVLMRVGASLIVYDAARSADVQHLLNALPMVLAVEVRGDNGTRFNQWLEGEAQAEKVPVKENEPALILFTSGSTGHPKGVVHSQEGVYEAIDQSRSLFDFNSEDIVLVGKPISHAGGLQTQMLPALLAGGEVILEMKPTPAEAVQLINAHQVTEYGLLASDLLDFVEYLESTSSELPSLINAIGSGDAVPTDLHRRFRDCLGWEVMEGAGMTEVGCYYAANPRNGTRKWGSLGIAAPGMRLDIVRSDGSPCDSGEHGEIVLQAESATIGYWNDSVATQELFRNEWLHTGDLAYRDDDGYIWFVGRKKLMIIRRGSNIAPAEVEAIIDEHPLVHASVVVAVSNPCDGQIPVACVALLSHQEEDTEQTLRFYVEQHLAGYKNPVHYLFLEVLPRTSTGKFDRHALAELAGSQFVSTE; encoded by the coding sequence ATGGACGAACGTCTGACACGACTCCAGGGTCTACTCGATAACGCAGTTTGTTCCGCTCCTGAAAAGATAGCGCTCAGAATTGGTAGTTCCTGCACCAACTACCAACAACTCGATCAAATGATTGGCCAAGTTGCCGCGGGGTTCTTAGACGAAAATATTAATCGAGGGGATCGAATTGCATGGCTGTTGCCGAACTGTTTAGAGGCGGTGTTAGTAACGCTCGCATGCTATCGAATCGGAGCGATCGCTGTTCCCCTAAATTACCGCTACGTGTCGCAAGAGATCCAAGACGTCCTCATGCGGGTTGGGGCCAGTCTGATAGTTTACGATGCGGCGAGATCAGCTGACGTTCAGCATTTGCTTAATGCGTTACCCATGGTTTTGGCTGTCGAGGTTCGAGGAGATAACGGCACACGGTTTAATCAATGGCTTGAAGGGGAAGCTCAAGCTGAAAAAGTACCGGTAAAAGAAAACGAACCCGCTCTCATTCTTTTTACGTCGGGAAGCACCGGACATCCTAAAGGCGTCGTGCACTCGCAAGAGGGCGTCTATGAAGCGATCGACCAATCACGATCTCTGTTTGACTTTAATTCAGAAGATATCGTTCTCGTCGGTAAACCCATTAGTCACGCTGGTGGCTTACAAACGCAGATGTTGCCTGCACTGCTGGCTGGCGGCGAAGTAATTCTGGAGATGAAGCCCACGCCTGCGGAAGCAGTACAACTGATCAACGCTCATCAGGTCACCGAGTACGGACTACTTGCGAGCGACTTGCTAGACTTCGTCGAGTACCTTGAATCCACTTCATCGGAATTGCCTTCACTGATTAACGCAATCGGATCAGGCGATGCCGTCCCAACGGATCTTCATCGCCGTTTTCGCGATTGCCTGGGTTGGGAAGTGATGGAAGGGGCAGGCATGACGGAGGTTGGCTGTTATTACGCGGCCAATCCACGAAATGGAACACGCAAATGGGGATCGCTCGGCATTGCCGCGCCCGGAATGCGGTTAGATATCGTACGGTCAGACGGTTCACCGTGCGATTCTGGGGAGCATGGTGAAATTGTTCTTCAGGCAGAGTCGGCCACGATTGGTTATTGGAACGATTCCGTGGCCACCCAGGAGTTGTTTCGAAATGAATGGTTGCACACCGGCGACCTGGCTTATCGTGATGACGACGGCTACATTTGGTTTGTCGGTAGAAAGAAGCTGATGATCATTCGGCGTGGATCGAATATCGCTCCGGCTGAAGTCGAGGCGATCATCGACGAACATCCATTGGTCCACGCATCGGTGGTCGTTGCGGTCTCAAATCCGTGTGATGGACAAATCCCTGTGGCTTGCGTCGCTTTGCTTAGTCATCAGGAAGAAGATACTGAGCAAACGTTGCGATTCTATGTCGAACAGCATCTGGCAGGTTACAAAAACCCGGTTCATTATCTGTTTCTGGAAGTGCTACCTCGCACTTCGACCGGCAAGTTCGATCGTCATGCCTTGGCGGAACTTGCCGGAAGTCAATTCGTGTCGACGGAATGA
- a CDS encoding PQQ-binding-like beta-propeller repeat protein: MNRVILLSLISFAFCVSPSAGQSILNVSGEWSEFRGPTGQGHAAGKLPTEWAPEKNITWRTEIPGTGWSSPVIVADRVYLTTAVPTSEDEKPDQSLRALCVDAHSGEIIWNVEVFHEDGDKAPRIHPKNSHASPTPIVEAGKVYVHFGHLGTACLNTKDGSIVWAVQELAYKPTHGNGGSPVIVDDKLIFSIDGVDRQEVVALDKSTGKIAWETERGTKEGVKPFSFCTSLVIEVDGQRQLISPGSGVVMALDPTTGDEIWRVDYGKGYSVVPRPVYANGLLYICTGYDRSTMIAIRPEGTGDLTESNVEFTVEKGVPYNPSLVAVDDAVYMVSDNGVLSCLDGETGDLRWKERIGGNFSASPIYANGLVYLLDEAGLTTVFKPGEQFEEVAENDLEERSLASFGIDGNAILLRTEKALYRIETN; this comes from the coding sequence ATGAATCGAGTCATTCTCCTTAGTTTGATTTCCTTTGCTTTCTGCGTGAGTCCTTCGGCTGGGCAGTCAATTTTGAACGTTTCCGGGGAATGGTCTGAGTTTCGTGGACCGACCGGCCAAGGGCATGCGGCCGGAAAATTGCCTACCGAATGGGCCCCGGAGAAGAATATCACGTGGCGAACCGAAATTCCTGGCACTGGCTGGTCTTCGCCGGTGATTGTGGCGGACCGCGTTTACTTAACGACGGCCGTCCCTACCAGTGAGGATGAAAAACCAGATCAATCTCTTCGAGCTCTGTGCGTCGACGCCCACTCAGGCGAAATCATCTGGAACGTGGAGGTATTTCACGAAGACGGAGATAAGGCGCCTCGCATTCATCCGAAAAATAGTCACGCCAGCCCCACACCGATTGTCGAGGCAGGCAAAGTCTATGTTCACTTTGGTCACCTCGGTACCGCTTGCCTAAACACAAAGGACGGATCGATCGTGTGGGCCGTGCAAGAGTTGGCATACAAACCAACGCACGGCAACGGCGGTTCGCCTGTTATTGTCGACGATAAGCTAATCTTCAGTATTGACGGGGTCGATCGGCAAGAAGTCGTCGCGCTCGACAAGTCGACGGGTAAGATTGCCTGGGAGACGGAACGAGGCACGAAAGAGGGCGTCAAACCATTCTCATTCTGTACGTCCCTAGTGATTGAAGTCGATGGCCAGCGGCAACTTATTTCACCTGGCAGCGGTGTCGTCATGGCTCTCGACCCAACTACCGGGGATGAGATCTGGCGAGTCGACTACGGGAAAGGTTACTCGGTAGTACCAAGGCCAGTCTACGCCAACGGGCTGCTCTACATTTGCACAGGTTACGATCGTTCAACGATGATCGCGATTCGTCCTGAAGGCACTGGAGATCTCACCGAATCCAACGTCGAGTTCACGGTAGAAAAAGGCGTACCCTACAATCCATCGTTGGTCGCCGTAGATGATGCGGTTTATATGGTCTCTGACAACGGCGTACTATCTTGCCTGGACGGTGAAACAGGAGACCTACGCTGGAAAGAACGAATCGGAGGAAACTTTTCTGCATCGCCCATCTATGCCAACGGATTGGTGTACCTACTGGATGAAGCAGGGCTCACGACCGTCTTCAAACCAGGTGAGCAGTTTGAAGAAGTCGCCGAGAACGATCTAGAGGAACGTTCTCTGGCCAGCTTTGGTATCGACGGCAACGCAATACTTCTCCGCACAGAGAAGGCTCTCTATCGGATCGAAACGAACTAA
- a CDS encoding HD domain-containing phosphohydrolase, with protein sequence MTISPIADEMQATKDFACNQSSETTEATCAVPDAKIVVVDDEPVNIKVVSRLLRIEGYTQFVSTSDSRDAIQLLRQEQPDLVLLDLMMPHVSGIDILRQMREDKTLAHTPTIILTATTDRDTRVEALRTGANDFLNKPIDPSELVPRVGNLLVLKRHQDRLENYSRELESAVRERTAQLEASRRDILHCLARAAEFRDDDTGYHVLRVGRYARIIAQGMGMDTAEIDEIEQAAQLHDVGKIGIADDVLKKPGRLTDDEFQLMQKHANLGKRVLQRMSPQLELALRNHAKIGSDVLGAAKSPVLEMAARIALTHHEWWDGSGYPLGLKGEDIPLEGRITAIADVFDALSTKRCYKNAFPIDKCFTIMAEERGTHFDPDILDVFFAKRKEIVDVQMQYADDE encoded by the coding sequence ATGACGATCTCTCCCATCGCAGACGAGATGCAGGCAACCAAAGATTTCGCGTGCAACCAATCCTCTGAAACAACGGAAGCAACGTGCGCCGTTCCCGACGCGAAGATTGTCGTAGTCGATGACGAGCCCGTGAACATCAAAGTGGTGTCTCGGCTACTACGTATCGAAGGTTACACGCAATTCGTGTCGACGTCCGATTCCCGCGACGCCATCCAGTTATTGCGTCAGGAACAGCCAGACTTGGTGCTATTGGACCTGATGATGCCCCATGTCAGTGGAATCGACATTCTTCGTCAAATGCGAGAAGACAAGACGCTGGCCCACACACCCACGATCATTCTGACCGCGACAACCGATCGCGACACGCGAGTTGAGGCTCTCCGAACGGGGGCTAATGACTTCCTCAACAAGCCGATCGACCCGAGCGAACTCGTGCCACGCGTTGGGAACTTGCTCGTGCTGAAACGTCATCAAGACCGACTTGAGAATTACTCGAGAGAATTGGAATCAGCTGTTCGTGAGCGGACCGCACAGCTTGAAGCCTCACGCCGAGACATCTTGCACTGCTTGGCCCGTGCCGCGGAGTTTCGGGACGATGATACTGGGTATCACGTGCTGCGAGTGGGGCGATACGCCCGAATCATTGCTCAGGGAATGGGGATGGACACAGCGGAGATCGATGAGATCGAACAAGCCGCACAGCTTCATGATGTTGGTAAGATTGGTATTGCTGACGATGTGCTAAAGAAGCCGGGCAGGTTGACCGACGACGAATTCCAACTGATGCAAAAGCACGCAAATCTTGGCAAACGGGTTCTACAGCGGATGTCACCGCAATTGGAATTGGCTCTGCGGAACCACGCTAAGATCGGTTCCGACGTTTTAGGAGCAGCTAAGTCGCCTGTCTTGGAAATGGCTGCCAGGATCGCTCTGACGCATCACGAATGGTGGGATGGAAGTGGGTATCCTTTAGGACTCAAGGGAGAGGACATTCCGCTGGAGGGTCGTATTACGGCGATCGCGGATGTGTTCGATGCGCTAAGCACCAAACGCTGCTACAAGAATGCATTTCCAATCGACAAGTGCTTTACGATCATGGCAGAAGAGAGGGGAACGCATTTCGATCCCGACATCTTGGATGTCTTCTTTGCAAAACGGAAGGAAATCGTCGATGTGCAAATGCAGTACGCCGACGACGAATAG
- a CDS encoding ATP-binding protein has translation MNWLHQIAFASCADQPVSVQRKLDAQYHDIHVRTDRMFAVLMALQWVSGILMALFISPLTWIGKHSELHPHVMMAIIGGGLLAGMPIALVICRPGYLSTRMVIACSQVLFSTLLIHLSGGRIETHFHVFVSLAFLAAYRDPWVFAPATVIVAVDHLVRGIWWPTSVFGTATASEWRWLEHSAWVVFEDIILLLIIMQSRMEMLKLAIHTDQLERREEDLKQAIDAAEHANRTKSKFLANMSHEIRTPLNGILGFTEVLRRDRERISAEEMEEYIDTIQRSGKHLLALINDILDISKIEADQLQVESISCSPHQIISDVVSVLRVGAMEKGIRLDYRWESPVPGSIQSDPYRLKQLLLNLVGNAIKFTDQGAVVVVAYIENNANESDWVIEIRDMGVGIPQDKLDAVFQPFVQADDTVTRKYGGTGLGLAISKKIAEALGGNLSATSEVGKGSTFMVRVAIGDVTEVENFQPTQMPGSDIRDGQAVACDLSALSVLVVDDGDTNRKLIRLLLERGGAKVRLAENGQVAVDMASQIEFDVILMDMQMPVLDGYSAAARLRERGFPGPIIALTAHAMKGDREKCELAGCSGYLSKPIDADELYRILGQLSATSNVNQSPAEESQLCESLSLPTNKISSLLPTDDLEIREIVEEFLVRLESKIADLEQAVNDEDCEAVEALAHWLKGAAGSVGYGCFTEPAAELEEVARGKRIAEANRPLKTICELQRRLVL, from the coding sequence ATGAATTGGTTGCATCAAATAGCCTTCGCTTCCTGTGCGGATCAACCAGTCTCGGTGCAGCGCAAACTCGACGCGCAATATCATGACATCCACGTCCGTACCGACCGCATGTTCGCTGTATTGATGGCACTGCAGTGGGTAAGCGGAATCTTGATGGCTTTGTTTATCTCGCCGCTAACCTGGATCGGTAAGCATAGTGAGCTCCACCCACACGTAATGATGGCCATCATTGGTGGTGGACTGTTAGCCGGTATGCCAATCGCCTTGGTGATTTGTCGCCCCGGCTACCTTTCGACTCGAATGGTGATCGCTTGCAGTCAGGTGTTGTTCTCAACCTTGCTGATTCACCTGAGTGGCGGAAGGATTGAAACCCATTTTCACGTATTTGTCTCGCTTGCGTTTCTGGCTGCCTACCGCGATCCTTGGGTGTTTGCGCCTGCGACGGTGATTGTGGCGGTTGACCATTTGGTTCGAGGAATCTGGTGGCCAACGTCTGTCTTTGGTACAGCGACGGCATCGGAATGGCGATGGCTAGAACACTCGGCATGGGTTGTCTTCGAGGATATCATCTTGCTGCTGATCATCATGCAAAGCCGCATGGAAATGCTGAAGCTGGCCATTCACACCGATCAACTCGAGCGACGCGAAGAAGATCTTAAGCAGGCAATCGACGCGGCCGAACATGCCAACCGTACGAAAAGCAAATTCTTGGCGAACATGAGTCATGAGATTCGCACTCCGCTTAATGGCATCTTGGGTTTCACCGAGGTGTTACGGCGCGATCGAGAGAGGATCTCGGCTGAAGAGATGGAAGAGTATATCGACACGATCCAGCGAAGCGGCAAGCACTTGCTGGCGCTGATCAACGATATCCTCGACATCTCCAAGATCGAAGCGGACCAACTGCAAGTCGAATCGATTTCGTGCTCGCCACACCAAATTATTTCCGACGTGGTGTCGGTCTTGAGAGTTGGTGCCATGGAGAAAGGAATTCGGCTCGATTATCGGTGGGAAAGTCCCGTGCCAGGATCGATTCAAAGCGATCCTTATCGGCTAAAGCAGCTACTGCTGAACTTGGTCGGCAATGCGATCAAATTTACGGACCAAGGAGCGGTCGTCGTTGTTGCTTACATTGAGAACAACGCAAACGAATCTGATTGGGTTATCGAGATTCGAGACATGGGCGTCGGCATTCCTCAAGACAAACTTGATGCCGTGTTTCAGCCGTTCGTTCAAGCCGACGACACCGTTACCAGGAAATATGGTGGCACCGGGCTTGGTCTTGCCATTAGTAAGAAGATCGCCGAAGCACTGGGTGGAAATCTTTCTGCGACGAGTGAGGTTGGCAAGGGAAGCACTTTCATGGTGCGCGTTGCTATCGGCGACGTTACGGAAGTCGAGAACTTCCAGCCGACGCAAATGCCCGGCTCTGACATCCGAGATGGACAGGCCGTTGCATGCGACTTGAGCGCGCTTAGTGTGTTGGTTGTCGATGATGGTGATACAAATCGAAAACTTATCCGACTACTTCTGGAGCGAGGCGGTGCAAAGGTTCGCCTGGCAGAGAACGGACAGGTTGCCGTCGACATGGCGAGTCAGATCGAGTTCGACGTGATCTTGATGGACATGCAGATGCCGGTTCTGGATGGCTATTCCGCAGCGGCGCGACTACGAGAGCGAGGATTCCCTGGCCCGATAATCGCTCTGACGGCACATGCAATGAAGGGAGATCGAGAGAAGTGCGAGTTGGCTGGATGTAGTGGCTATCTCTCGAAACCGATCGACGCTGACGAACTATACCGTATTCTCGGTCAACTTTCCGCCACATCGAATGTCAACCAATCACCGGCAGAAGAGTCTCAGTTATGTGAATCTCTTTCGCTGCCCACAAATAAGATTTCCTCGCTGCTTCCCACCGATGATCTTGAGATTCGCGAGATTGTCGAAGAGTTTCTAGTACGGTTAGAGTCCAAGATCGCTGATCTGGAGCAAGCCGTTAACGATGAGGATTGTGAAGCGGTCGAAGCACTAGCCCACTGGCTTAAGGGCGCGGCGGGTAGTGTGGGGTATGGATGCTTTACGGAGCCAGCGGCGGAGCTGGAAGAAGTGGCCCGCGGAAAGAGAATCGCGGAAGCGAACAGGCCTCTCAAGACAATTTGTGAACTTCAACGAAGGCTCGTGCTCTGA
- a CDS encoding glycosyltransferase, producing MNGLKVLITNIQMVGRSGTEMYVHDLARALIRYGHSPVVYSPQIGPLAKTLAQNSVPVVSRLDKVSETPDIIHGHHTLQTLAAMLHFPTSPGIFLCHDFEAWHDTPPKLPRIGRYVAVDQTCAERLVLAEGIDRSLVTILTNPVDLQLFQSRPHLPAKPRRAIVFSSYGNRESIEPIQRVCDQLGIELDAVGQHFGTVCHEPHKVLGQYDLVFAKGRCAREAMAVGCAVVYCDVFGMSYLVTSDQVAHLNQWGRRALSFAITEERLVQQIKRYDAEDAARVSSYVRDHNSTDAIYGQLLEIYEQVIRQHSTSDRDELLEEIRAIGKMAEWWHVMRDVVQPPQEATSSQFVQNTKAWLASKFASLLGTERTSKAERAA from the coding sequence ATGAACGGACTCAAAGTACTCATCACCAATATTCAAATGGTTGGCCGATCAGGGACCGAAATGTACGTCCATGATCTCGCGCGAGCTTTGATCCGTTACGGTCACTCTCCGGTCGTGTATAGCCCTCAAATTGGTCCACTGGCGAAAACGCTGGCACAGAACTCGGTTCCTGTCGTATCCAGGCTTGATAAAGTCAGTGAAACGCCGGACATTATTCATGGTCATCATACGCTACAGACGTTAGCAGCGATGCTGCATTTTCCCACGTCGCCTGGCATCTTTCTTTGTCACGATTTCGAGGCTTGGCATGATACTCCGCCGAAACTTCCGCGTATTGGACGCTACGTGGCAGTTGATCAGACATGTGCCGAGCGGTTGGTTTTGGCCGAAGGAATTGACCGGAGCCTAGTCACTATTTTGACAAACCCGGTCGACCTCCAGCTTTTTCAAAGCCGACCTCATTTGCCCGCCAAGCCGCGGAGAGCGATCGTTTTCAGTAGCTATGGCAATCGAGAATCGATTGAGCCCATTCAGCGTGTTTGTGATCAACTGGGAATCGAATTGGACGCGGTTGGCCAGCACTTTGGAACCGTCTGCCATGAGCCCCACAAAGTATTAGGGCAATATGATTTGGTATTTGCCAAAGGTAGGTGTGCTCGAGAAGCGATGGCAGTTGGATGCGCCGTCGTTTACTGCGATGTGTTTGGTATGAGTTATCTGGTCACGTCGGATCAAGTCGCTCATTTGAACCAATGGGGCCGTCGAGCTCTTTCGTTTGCTATAACGGAAGAACGCCTGGTTCAGCAAATCAAACGATATGATGCTGAAGACGCTGCTAGGGTGTCGTCCTATGTTAGAGACCACAACAGCACCGATGCAATTTACGGTCAGCTCTTAGAGATTTACGAGCAAGTCATTCGACAGCATTCTACAAGCGACCGTGACGAGTTGCTCGAAGAAATCCGCGCCATCGGTAAGATGGCTGAGTGGTGGCACGTGATGCGCGATGTGGTTCAGCCCCCACAAGAAGCCACGTCTTCGCAATTCGTTCAGAACACAAAGGCGTGGCTGGCGAGCAAATTCGCAAGTCTACTAGGCACGGAAAGGACGTCGAAAGCCGAAAGAGCGGCCTAA
- the lpxA gene encoding acyl-ACP--UDP-N-acetylglucosamine O-acyltransferase, translated as MPLTHDTFISPSAQIANDVVIGEGCRIDSDVILGPGTHLADGVKLEPGVRIGENNDIGVGTVIKYGTQLGSDNRVAEYCVLGGPPLVSGPMASQGRLSIGDRNVIREFATIQVGTGVDGITCIGDENFIMPNVQIGHDSRIGNQATLTNKVSLCGHVTIEDQVVLGLGVTIHQHCRVGRLAMVGATAYVSRDIIPFVLVDGRSGGIVGLNKTGLKRRDFSQLVISELKKAYRVIFREALLREEIINRLKTSLCPEVQEMLAFLTNTNRGIEQARK; from the coding sequence ATGCCACTCACCCACGACACGTTCATTAGCCCATCGGCACAAATCGCAAATGACGTGGTAATTGGCGAAGGATGTCGAATCGATTCAGATGTCATCCTTGGCCCTGGCACACATCTAGCCGACGGCGTAAAGCTTGAGCCGGGAGTACGGATTGGCGAGAACAACGATATCGGCGTCGGGACGGTGATCAAATACGGAACTCAACTCGGAAGCGACAATCGAGTTGCTGAATACTGCGTCTTGGGCGGCCCGCCGCTCGTTTCAGGACCTATGGCATCGCAGGGAAGACTTAGCATAGGGGATAGGAATGTCATCCGTGAGTTCGCCACCATTCAGGTTGGAACTGGCGTCGATGGAATTACCTGCATTGGCGACGAAAACTTCATTATGCCGAATGTTCAGATCGGTCACGACTCGCGCATCGGAAACCAAGCAACCCTGACCAACAAAGTCTCGCTTTGCGGACATGTGACGATCGAAGATCAGGTCGTATTGGGCCTAGGAGTGACCATTCATCAACATTGTCGTGTCGGCCGCTTAGCAATGGTTGGAGCAACGGCCTACGTCTCGCGTGACATCATCCCGTTCGTCCTTGTTGACGGCCGCAGCGGTGGAATTGTTGGTTTGAACAAGACCGGGCTCAAACGACGAGACTTTTCACAACTTGTGATCTCGGAACTTAAAAAGGCCTACCGGGTCATTTTTCGTGAGGCGTTACTACGCGAAGAAATCATCAATCGCCTTAAAACTTCCCTCTGTCCGGAAGTCCAGGAGATGCTCGCCTTTCTAACGAACACCAACCGCGGAATCGAACAGGCAAGAAAGTAA